From a region of the Vanrija pseudolonga chromosome 2, complete sequence genome:
- the ntf2 gene encoding Nuclear transport factor 2 gives MADINEIAKQFTDYYYSTFDSNRANLAPLYRDHSMLTWEDKQLQGTAAILNQLQGLPFAQVQHKVITRDAQPASDTVASILVLVTGQLLVDDGANVLSYSQMFHLVPDGGSYFVLNDVFRLVYG, from the exons ATGGCCGACATCAACGAGATCGCCAAGCAG TTCACCG ACTACTACTACAGCACGTTTGACTCCAACCGTGCcaacctcgcgccgctctAC CGCGACCACTCCATGCTCACCTGGGAGGACAAGCAGCTGCAGGGCACGGCGGCCATCCTCAACCAGCTCCAG GGCCTCCCCTTCGCCCAGGTCCAGCACAAGGTCATCACCCGCGACGCACAGCCCGCGTCGGACACTGTCGCCTCGATTCTCGTCCTCGTGACGGGACAACTGCtggttgacgacggcgccaacgTCCTGTCGTACTCGCAAATGTTCCAC CTCGTTCCCGACGGAGGTAGCTACTTTGT CCTCAACGACGTCTTCCGCCTCGTCTACGGATAG
- the SPCC830.11c gene encoding Adenylate kinase isoenzyme 6, whose product MTTHHPRRHPIILVTGTPGTGKTLHSEMLALDADVPLQHLNIGDIVKQHGFHEGWDDEWQSYTVDEDRLLDYLEEVVNPADGPAETGFILDHHDPSLFPERWVDLAVVLRCDNSVLYERLEARNYPENKITENITAEIMMTVINETRESYAEEIIVELQSDGSGGDNEVENNVARIAQWATSWEKDREEGVHDA is encoded by the exons ATGACGACGCACCACCCCCGCAGACACCCCATCATCCTGGTGACGGGCACCCCGGGCACGGGCAAGACGCTGCACTCTGAGAtgctggcgctcgacgccgacgtgccccTGCAGCACCTGAACATtggcgacattgtcaagcAGCACGGCTTCCACGAGGGATGGGACGACGAGTGGCAGAGCTacacggtcgacgaggaccgGCTGCTCGACTacctcgaggaggtggtcaACCCGGCTGATGGGCCGGCCGAGACGG gcttcatcctcgaccaccacgacccgTCGCTGTTCCCCGAGCGCTgggtcgaccttgccgtcgtGCTGCGGTGCGACAACTCGGTGCTGTATGAGCGGTTGGAGGCTCG CAACTACCCCGAGAACAAGATCACGGAGAACATTACCGCCGAGATCATGATGACGGTCATCAACGAGACGCGCGAGTCGTACGCGGAAGAAATTATCGTCGAGCTCCAGAGCgacggctcgggcggcgacaacgaggtcgagaaCAACGTCGCGCGTATCGCGCAGTGGGCGACGTCGTGGGAGAAGGACCGCGAGGAGGGCGTGCACGATGCCTAG